In a genomic window of Glycine max cultivar Williams 82 chromosome 13, Glycine_max_v4.0, whole genome shotgun sequence:
- the LOC100805992 gene encoding probable pectin methyltransferase QUA2, producing the protein MSRPLQRGVSGGVRVPESGHDDLWDSQSKDKTEKEDLDTRGSSDHSPFTLRFPLRVLLGNNSDSKYGNGIAENGFASDPFMVGTPRSRLKLMLLSLKFSLVFIVVLALTGSFWWTLSISSSSRGQIYHGYRRLQEKLVSDILDISEFSHGPLRLKESEFCSEEFENFVPCYNISEDVELGVSDNNEVDRQCSHELRQNCLVLPPVNYKIPLRWPTGKDVIWVANVKISAQEVLSSGSLTKRMMMLDEEQISFRSASHMFDGIEDYSHQIAEMIGLRNESYFIQAGVRTILDIGCGYGSFGAHLFDSQLLTMCIANYEPSGSQVQLTLERGLPAMIASFTSKQLPYPSLSFDMLHCARCGIDWDQKDGLLLIEADRLLKPGGYFVWTSPLTNARNKENQKRWKFMQDFTLTLCWELLSQQDETVVWKKTSKKSCYASRKSGSGPSLCGRGIDVETPYYRELQNCIGGIQSSRWVPIEKRERWPSRANLNNNNLAIYGLQPDELTEDSDSWKTALQNYWSLMSPLIFSDHPKRPGDEDPSPPYNMFRNVLDMNAHFGGFNSALLQARKSAWVMNVVPISGPNYLPLIQDRGYVGVLHDWCEAFPTYPRTYDLVHAAGLLSLETEQHRCSMLDLFIEIDRILRPEGWVIIRDTVPLIESARPLTAQLKWDARVIEIESDSDQRLLICQKPFFKRQAS; encoded by the exons ATGTCTAGGCCTCTGCAAAGAGGTGTGTCAGGTGGGGTTAGGGTCCCTGAGAGTGGCCATGATGACTTGTGGGACTCCCAATCTAAAGATAAAACGGAAAAGGAAGATTTGGATACGAGGGGTTCTTCAGATCACAGCCCTTTTACTTTGAGGTTTCCTCTGAGGGTTCTTTTGGGAAATAATTCTGATTCAAAATATGGCAATGGCATAGCTGAGAATGGTTTTGCTTCTGATCCCTTCATGGTTGGCACCCCACGAAGCCGGCTTAAGTTAATGTTGCTTTCTTTGAAGTTCAGCTTAGTGTTTATAGTTGTTCTGGCTCTTACTGGATCTTTTTGGTGGACTTTGTCGATTTCATCCTCATCAAGAGGTCAAATTTACCATGGTTATAGAAGGCTTCAAGAGAAGCTTGTCTCGGACATTTTGGATATCAGTGAGTTTTCGCACGGTCCTTTGAGGTTGAAGGAGTCTGAATTCTGTTCTGAGGAGTTTGAAAACTTTGTTCCTTGTTACAATATTTCTGAGGATGTGGAATTGGGAGTTTCTGATAACAATGAAGTGGACCGGCAATGCAGCCACGAGCTTAGGCAGAATTGTTTGGTTCTGCCACCGGTGAATTACAAAATTCCCTTAAGGTGGCCTACTGGAAAAGATGTTATCTGGGTTGCTAATGTGAAGATCTCAGCTCAGGAGGTTCTTTCTTCTGGAAGCTTGACAAAGAG GATGATGATGCTGGATGAAGAACAAATTTCATTTCGTTCAGCTTCTCATATGTTTGATGGTATTGAAGACTACTCACATCAAATCGCTGAAATGATTGGACTTAGAAATGAATCTTACTTCATACAAGCTGGG GTTCGAACTATACTAGACATAGGTTGTGGCTATGGTAGCTTTGGAGCACACCTCTTCGACAGTCAGCTTTTAACTATGTGCATTGCAAACTATGAACCTTCTGGCAGTCAAGTTCAGCTCACTCTGGAAAGGGGTCTTCCTGCTATGATTGCTTCTTTCACTTCAAAGCAGTTGCCATATCCATCTCTATCCTTTGATATGTTACATTGTGCAAGATGTGGCATTGATTGGGACCAGAAAg ATGGCCTTCTCCTGATTGAAGCCGATAGACTTTTAAAACCTGGTGGATACTTTGTTTGGACATCACCGCTCACAAATGCTCGTAACAAAGAAAATCAGAAAAGGTGGAAGTTTATGCAAGATTTTACATTAACTCTTTGCTGGGAACTGCTGTCACAGCAAGATGAAACTGTTGTATGGAAGAAAACTAGTAAAAAAAGTTGCTATGCATCAAG AAAGTCTGGTTCTGGCCCTTCTTTGTGTGGTAGAGGTATTGATGTGGAGACTCCATATTATCGAGAACTGCAAAACTGCATAGGTGGAATACAGAGCAGTCGTTGGGTTCCAATTGAAAAAAGGGAAAGATGGCCTTCCCGAGCTAACttaaacaacaacaacttgGCAATCTACG GCTTGCAGCCCGATGAACTTACCGAGGACTCTGACAGCTGGAAAACAGCACTCCAGAATTATTGGTCACTCATGTCACCTTTAATATTTTCTGATCATCCGAAGAGGCCTGGTGATGAGGACCCTTCGCCTCCTTACAACATGTTCAGAAATGTGCTAGACATGAATGCTCATTTTGGTGGCTTTAATTCTGCATTGTTGCAGGCTAGAAAGTCTGCGTGGGTGATGAATGTGGTCCCAATAAGTGGACCCAATTATCTTCCCTTGATCCAGGACAGAGGATATGTTGGTGTTTTGCATGATTG GTGTGAGGCTTTTCCAACGTACCCCAGAACCTATGACTTGGTGCATGCTGCAGGACTTCTATCCCTTGAAACTGAGCAGCACAGATGCTCCATGCTTGACCTGTTCATTGAAATTGACAGGATACTTCGCCCAGAG GGTTGGGTAATAATTCGCGACACAGTTCCCTTAATAGAATCAGCTAGACCTCTAACAGCACAGCTGAAGTGGGATGCAAGAGTGATAGAAATTGAAAGTGACAGTGATCAGAGACTCCTGATCTGCCAGAAACCTTTCTTCAAGAGACAGGCAAGCTAA